The Streptomyces sp. NBC_00483 genome contains the following window.
GAGTGCGTGCTCCTGGAGACGGTGATCCTCTCGATCCTCAACCACGACTCGGCGATCGCCGCCGCCGCGTCCCGGATGTCCTCGGCCGCCGGTGACCGGCCGCTGATCGAGATGGGCGCGCGCCGTACGCACGAGCTGGCCGCCGTGGCCGCCTCGCGCGCCGCGTACGTGGGCGGGTTCGCGACGACCTCGGACCTGGCGGCCGGATTCCGGTACGGGATCCCGACCGTCGGCACCAGCGCGCACGCCTTCACGCTGATCCACGACACCGAGCGGGACGCCTTCCGGGCCCAGGTCGACTCCCTGGGCAAGGGGACGACGCTGCTCGTGGACACGTACGACGTGCAGGAGGCGGTCGCGACGGCCGTCGAGATCGCGGGGCCCGAGCTGGGCGCCGTCCGGATCGACTCCGGCGACCTGCTGCTCGTCGCGCACCGGGTGCGCCAGCAGCTGGACGAGCTGGGCGCCGAGAACACCAAGATCGTCGTCACCTCCGACCTCGACGAGTACGCCATCGCCTCGCTCGCCGCCTCGCCCGTGGACGCGTACGGGGTGGGTACGCAGCTGGTGACCGGGTCCGGGCAGCCCACCTGCTCCATGGTCTACAAGCTGGTCGCGCGCGCAGAGTCCGCCGACCCGAAGGCGCCGCTGGTGCCCGTGGCGAAGAAGTCGGCGGGCGGGAAGACCTCGATCGGCGGCCGCAAGTGGGCCGCGCGCCGGCCGGACGCGGACGGGGTCGCGGAGGCCGAGGTCGTCGGCACGGGGGCCGTCCCCGAGGAGCTGGCCGACCGGCAGCTCCTCGTCGAGCTGGTCAAGGGCGGCGAGGTGGTGGCCCGTGAGCCGCTCGACGCGGTGCGCGAGCGGCACATCGCGGCGCGCGACCGGCTGCCGCTGTCGGCCACGCAGCTGTCCAGGGGCGAGCCGGTCATTCCGACCGAGTACGTCTGAGGCTGTTTGGGGCCGTCCGGGGACGGACGGCCCTCTCGAGCGCCCCCCATGCCCTCTCCCGCAACGCACTTGAAGCTTCTACGCTCGTAGTCTCCAAGCAGAAGGACAGCAATCATGCGTCGCGCCCTGATCGTCGTGGATGTGCAGAACGACTTCTGCGAGGGCGGCAGCCTCGCGGTGGCGGGGGGTGCCGATGTCGCTGCCGCGATCACCGATCTCGTCGGGCAGACCGGCGGCGGTTGCTACCAGCACGTCGTCGCCACGCGTGATCATCATGTCGATCCCGGTGAGCACTTCTCGGAGGCGCCGGACTTCGTGCACAGCTGGCCGCGGCACTGTGTCGCGGGGACCGAGGGGGTCGGGTTCCATCCGAACTTCGCCCCCGCGGTGGCCTCCGGCGCGATCGACGCGGTGTTCGACAAGGGGGCGTACTCGGCCGCCTACAGCGGGTTCGAGGGGGCGGACGAGAACGGGGTGCCGCTGGAGGAGTGGTTGCGGCGGCGGGAGGTGTCCGAGGTGGATGTGGTCGGGATCGCCACGGATCACTGCGTGCGGGCCACTGCCGTGGATGCGGTGCGGGCCGGGTTCCGTACGAAGGTGTTGCTCGACCTGACCGCCGGGGTGGCGGCCTCCTCCACCGAGGCGGCACTCGAGGAGCTGCGCTCGGCCGGCGTCGAACTCACGGGTAAGCCAGTCGTGGCCTAGGTCGCGGGGTGGTCAGACGCCCGACGGGCTCACTCTGCCCGGCAAGAGGGTGCGTATGGGGTGCCAGAGTTCGCCGGATCTTGTGTCCGGGGCCGTACGCCAGATCAGGCCGTCCGGGTGGTGGAGGACCGCCGTTATCTCGTCCGGGGTCGGTGGCTGGGCGTTGCCTCTGAGGTAGACCGCGCGCAGGCCCAGATTGCGCAGGCGGGTCAGGGCGCGGGCCCGGTTCGTGGCGTGCACCAGGAACCGTACGGCGCCGTCGCCGGGGCCTGGCGCGGGCAGCGTCAGAGCGACCACCACGGTGCCTCCCGGCAGCTTGCAGAACCCTCCTGCGGACATGACTGTCACACCCCCGTGGGACGTAGTGTCAATAAGGAACTCACAGGACGCACCTAAACACGACCGGCCGCGACCCCGCTAGAGGGTCGCGGCCGATACGTTTCTGACCTGCGGTTTTGCCGTGCTACTTGGCCGAGGGGCCCACCTTGATCGTCATCGAGGAGCCGTCGAGCGGCTGCTTCACGATGCTGATCTT
Protein-coding sequences here:
- a CDS encoding nicotinate phosphoribosyltransferase, with the translated sequence MNTADLGLPVDVPSTALFTDHYELTMLQAALRGGTADRHSVFEVFTRRLPEGRRYGVVAGTGRVLDAVENFRFDAAVLDFLRERDVVDEPTLQWLADYRFSGDIWGYPEGEVYFPGSPVLRVEGSFAECVLLETVILSILNHDSAIAAAASRMSSAAGDRPLIEMGARRTHELAAVAASRAAYVGGFATTSDLAAGFRYGIPTVGTSAHAFTLIHDTERDAFRAQVDSLGKGTTLLVDTYDVQEAVATAVEIAGPELGAVRIDSGDLLLVAHRVRQQLDELGAENTKIVVTSDLDEYAIASLAASPVDAYGVGTQLVTGSGQPTCSMVYKLVARAESADPKAPLVPVAKKSAGGKTSIGGRKWAARRPDADGVAEAEVVGTGAVPEELADRQLLVELVKGGEVVAREPLDAVRERHIAARDRLPLSATQLSRGEPVIPTEYV
- a CDS encoding isochorismatase family protein, with protein sequence MRRALIVVDVQNDFCEGGSLAVAGGADVAAAITDLVGQTGGGCYQHVVATRDHHVDPGEHFSEAPDFVHSWPRHCVAGTEGVGFHPNFAPAVASGAIDAVFDKGAYSAAYSGFEGADENGVPLEEWLRRREVSEVDVVGIATDHCVRATAVDAVRAGFRTKVLLDLTAGVAASSTEAALEELRSAGVELTGKPVVA